From the genome of Nicotiana sylvestris chromosome 2, ASM39365v2, whole genome shotgun sequence, one region includes:
- the LOC138885495 gene encoding uncharacterized protein codes for MKKKLEDAKGLWPELLQEVLCSYRTTPKTSTGETPYSLVYETDATILVKVGKPNLRYSHESGPRNDQSRRQELNETEEQRDMAYIRMVAQKQHVERYYNKKAKIRALKVVDYMLKSKTQAGKDPWEGKLGTNWDDT; via the coding sequence ATGAAGAAAAAGCTTGAGGATGCCAAGGGACTATGGCCGGAGCTATTACAAGAAGTGCTTTGCTCCTACCGTACAACGCCAAAGACGAGCACAGGAGAGACGCCCTACTCATTGGTCTATGAGACCGATGCAACAATACTAGTCAAAGTAGGAAAGCCCAATTTGAGATATTCCCATGAGAGCGGGCCGAGAAACGACCAAAGCAGAAGGCAAGAGCTCAATGAAACCGAGGAACAGAGAGATATGGCCTACATAAGGATGGTCGCCCAGAAGCAACATGTTGAACGCTATTATAACAAAAAGGCAAAAATCAGAGCACTCAAAGTCGTGGACTACATGCTCAAATCCAAAACACAAGCAGGTAAAGACCCGTGGGAAGGCAAACTAGGAACAAATTGGGACGACACATAA